The Pichia kudriavzevii chromosome 3, complete sequence nucleotide sequence aattacAGATTAACCAGGCAATTATATTTTGCAACTCTGCTAATAGAGTAGAGTTATTGGCGAAAAAAATCACAGAATTAGACTATTCATGTTATTATTCTCATTCAAGAATGAAACAAGCTGATAGAAATAAGGTCTTTCATGAATTTAGACAGGGAAGAGTTAGAAACTTAGTTTGTACAGATTTACTAACTAGAGGTATAGACATTCAAGCTGTTAATGTTGTCATCAATTTCGATTTCCCTAAAAATGCAGAAACTTATCTTCACAGAATTGGTAGATCTGGTAGATTTGGCCATTATGGTCTAGCAATTAATTTAATCAACTGGAACGATAGATTTAGCTTATatcaaattgaacaagaaCTAGGTACCGAAATCAAACCAATTCCTGCTAATATCGATGAATCATTATATGTTGTTCAGGAACCAAGTACAGTTCCAAGGCCTTTTAAAGCAAATGTCAGGCATCAACAAGATCAACAAGAACAGCCAGATCAGTAAGTGATCCTTGCTATATTTGACCATGACTAGTTGATAAATGGATTCTTCCTTTTATACTATTACacactttttcttttttttttatgtttcaaTTGTTTAAACACTCTTTTATGAGAGGTGGTTTTTTTTACACATATACAAATGGCGTCTAATTGATGtaaccttttttttatacCTTTTGTTTATAGAATTGAGAATAGAatagaaagaaagaagaagtaaaAAAATACGCTATGATGCTGGAAGTCCCATTGaacaaataaatgaaagaatcttctcttttcaattcttcGGGGATAATGATAAAGGTACACTAGCTATCATACCACTCTTACTCGTGCAACGTctaacttcttcttcaacgaTTTACAACCGGATATCCTCCTTGTTACAGTAAAGCAGAACACATTAATATCATACGTTAGCGCTAAAGAACAATTGCATGTAATTTGAGGGGAATTGTATATATCATTTATATTGTGAATACTGTAACCTTATTTGGAGCCAGTGACTAGATGGACAGCATGATTAACAAAACTTTCCATTTATTTAGGCATGTATAGAATTATTATGCTTAAGTTTTTTATAGAGCTACTAACTTCCTAGTTGGGAAGTCACGTGAGTAGTCCTGGTAATCTGTAGCTTAAATTATGTTGAACACTGGGGTCTTTTGTGAATGTTTTTAACTCACCAACTCTTAAAATCTCTCCTCCTAAAGGGAGATAAACATAAACTAatatagaagaaaaaccatTTAGTTGAAAAGTGGACTGTTATAGTCGTCGAATTACCTAGGATAGATAACCTACAACATACTGAAATAAATCCAGAAAGATAATTctgaaaaaattcagagGTTATTAGTGCTTAGCATCGAGTATAAGCATTTGCTGACTTTTGGTGTTTGCTTAAAAAGTCATTAATAAAGCTTCTAAGTTGGTGGAATACGCTTTTTGACAATATGCATTTTGCTGcttgtattttttgaaacattaGGCCAGGATGAAGTATTAATTGACTGCATGTTGTACTATTTAAATCATCGATTAAAAAACAGTAAACTCCTTGTGATACATTTTCTTAAAGtagaaaatttgaaaaaaaaactaataaaaaattttcaaagttatTTCAACAACCCCTAGAGGGTCTTTAattattaattttttcagtCTAAAAAATCATATAAGTTTACGTAAAAGGAAGAGGTTTTTGAGATATATTTTTGCCagatatttatttttcaagcaaTGCCCGTGTAGCGTAATGGTTAACGCGTTTGACTTCTAATCAAAAGATTCTGGGTTCGACTCCCAGCATGGGTGCTGGCATTAgcttatatttttttaaattttcgAGGTTTTTTTGCATTATTTAAAACCTAAGAATGACTTAAAAGAAACTAAATATTAAAGAGACATATAGTAAGATATTTAGAATATGAGCTATGATATAAGAAATTTGGAATGGGAAGCCAGGAAgttatattttttgataCCGTCAGTTAGGAGAAAATGCAACTAATTCTTCTTgcccttctttttttgagCAGATTTTACAATAACCATCCCAATGAAGGTAGTCACTAGAGTAACACCTAAAATCAAAGCAATAACAGGCAATGCAATGGCGTAGTATCTaggcaaaaaaaagttttggaGAATGTTATCTTCGGCAAGGAACGGAGTTATGAATGTCCAGATAGTGTAATATGCAAATATGAAAGTTGCCAATAACAACATTATCAATCCCACTTGTTGATctttctattttgaaacaaaTTGAGAATAGTGGTAACTAGTTAGTATATATTGCACACATTAGGCAGTAATTGTTATCATCTCTACAAACCATTGTACTTTTAATTGTTTAGAGCTTGTGTCCTAAGGAGCACAACGAAATGTTTAGTGACGTGGTTCTAATTACAATCCACGAGTTTCTTAATTCTTAACACGTCGCTGCATAGCGAGACAGGATTTGaggggagaaaaaaaaaaacaaaaaagagaaggatTATTAAACTGAAAGAGTAAGTTCCATACACGGTTGTGCTACTACACaatcaattttgttgatggGAATTTCCTACCGTGAAATACCGTTGACATCAGAACAGCCGTTGAAGTTGACGGGACTTTTCTGGTTCTCTTCAACTTAAGATTTTGATCGAATGGTGCTAAATTCTAAACATCGAAATTTGTTCTCGCTTAAGTTACCCGAATTGGTATGTCTGGTATTGATAAGGAGTAGCTACAGCATTTCAAGTTTACGTATTGTGTTCTCCATTATTGATAACAGTCCTCAAAGATAAGTTTTTAGCTTCCCCACGACAACAATACCCCAAACAGGTAACAGGTTTGTGCGTGTATGAATATGTGGGAATGGGAATGGATTTCCGACAAATGAATGATTCTTTGGATCTGAGAGGAGAGATAAGCTTCCAGTTTAGTACAGCTATAAAAGATACCTTAACTCTTTTGCTGCGAGCACCAATGATGTGATCAACTGACTTATTCAAAAAGTCTCTctttctattttctctaGATTAGCAGAACTCAGCAATGGATACAAAAATGGCTGAAAATCTAGAACCCTTAAAGACCAGGGCCACTATTTTGGAAGAAGTCGAAAACGATTGGGTTCCCGGTACCGTTTACTTAGTGGATATTCAACATAACCTATCGGTTCAACATAATGGGAAGTCGGATATAGTTTTAATCCCACAGCCATCGGATGACCCCAACGACCCATTAAAATGGTCCAAATGGAAAAAGGagtttcagtttttcattcttttttattGGTCTTTCTTAACAGCAGTTGCAACTAACTGGAATGGACCTGTTTGGTCTATTTGGGTTGACATATTTAAGACTTCATACACCACACTAAACGCCACTTCTGCAATGTGTTGGTTGGGACTCGGTGTAGGTTGTTTGTTTCTACAACCAACGGCTATGTCACTTGGTAGAAGGTTTGTTTATTTGTTTGCAACGATTCTACAAACAGTAGGTAACATCATTGGTGGAGTAAGTAAAAATATCGGTGAGTTGTATGGAGTCAACATTCTCACTGGCTTTGCGGGTGCACCATGTGACTCATTGGTGCagatatcaacaacagatattttttttcaacatgaAAGAGCAACGAGAATATCATTATTAACGTTTGCCCTTTATTCAGGTTCGTATCTTGGTCCATTTGTTGCTGGTTATATTGTTGACAATGAAACGTTAGGTTGGAGATGGTGCTATTGGTTTTTGGTTATCTTTTTTGGAAGTTTATTCGGTATCCAGTTATTTTTCATGGAAGATTCCACATTTGTTGgacagagaaaaaattacaCACAAGAGGGTAAAGAGATCTTAACAGAAGTCTTaagcaaagaagaaaatatcattgaCGATATATCCAATGAAAAGGACAATGTTATTCTAGATATCAGAGAAACAGATAAGAACAGTATGTTACCCCAGAAAAGAACATACTTTGAGAAACTCAAACCAATGGAAACCAGATACAACGATAAGAGACCATGGTACAAAATTTTCCTTCGTCCAACATGTGTATTGCTTTTACCGGCAGTTACGTGGGGTGGGTTTTCATATGGGGTCTCAGTGATGTGGTTATCTTTGATTGCTACAACGCAGTCAGAATTCTTCTCAGTGGAGCCGTACAATATGAGTCCAGCTGCCGTCGGTAACACCAACCTTGCATCATTAATTGGTAGTTTTTTAGGCATGATTTGGGGTGGTCCATTATCCGATCGGTTTGTTGCTTGGAAGGCCAGGAGAAACAATGGTATTCTTGAGCCTGAATTTAGATTATGGTTCATGGTTGTTCCGGCACTAGTCACAGCAGGGGGTCTTCTACTTTACGGGATTGGCATGAACAACGGCATTAACTGGGTAGGACCAGCTGGCTTTGGTATGGGGTTTTTAGGTTTTGGTATTGGGTCTAGCGGGGCAATCATTCTCACGTATGCTTTGGATTCTTATCCACAGTTTCAGAGTGAGAGCATGGTGATGATGTTATTTATCAGAAACATGATTGGTATGGGATTTACATTTGCAATCCAGCCATGGCTGGACACAGATGGTACAGTTACAACGACGTGGCTAATGTTCATGTTGTCTGtgattttcaatttctcctgtttgattttcatcaaatgggggaaaaaatggagaatCATGACAAAGAACTACTATTTGAAATGCTCTGATCctgatttcttcttttgatCAAGTTAAGTTAtgctttgttttctttctcttttctaaATTCTGGATTTGTTTCAGATTATTACTATCTAAAGTGTAGCATCTTTGTATGATAaggacaaaaaaaaaggggtAATCTTGCAGACCGAGCTCAACAGAATACATCGTGACTACTAGTTTGGGAGGATTCGGGCTAGGATATAAAGTAAACCTTCTCGTGATTGGTGATTGTGTTGGGAATTGCCTACATAGAAGAAATAGAACTCACAAccttttttcatttggagTATAAATTTCAGCCAATCAGGGCAAAAGAAATAAGCAAATTGTCTGATAAAAGTCAACAGATCTCTGATGCTTTTATCAGTCGACATATTTATGGGATAACTGGATCACCAGCAACTGGTATTAGAGCATGTACAGCAAGAACGAGAAGTACAGAGGTACATGCAGAGACAATGTTTCAATTTAGTAGCAATAAATTTTAAGTCCGGTTCCCGGCTCCGGACACTGAGTAACCGTTAGGATAAGTGCGCAGGTAACTTCAACATAGGGGGAAGGGGTTGAGGAAGATATATTGAAGCCTGTAAATTCCGGGAATTTCCAGAAAGCCCTTGAGTTACAATCTTCCACTCTATAGGTGTTGATGACGATAGTGATACGTGTAATAAACCACAAAAGTAAACGGCTGTTTGCGTGAGGAAAAGTCTGGAAGTTCTTCGGTCATTGTGATTACCAAAATTTGTAAGGAAAGGTCCTCGTGAGAAAATATTATTTAGCTGTGATTTAACTCGTCCATGTCCAcctcctcttttttcttcatagCAATTGCCCTTCTTCCCATTACATTCGGAACTAACCCCGTAACACCATGTTTTCTGCATTAAGAACGTCCGCTGTCAGAGTCAACACCTCTTTCATTAGAAACTCCATTAGAACCAAGGTTTCTCTTCCAGAATTGAAGTATAAATTTACCGAGTTAGAACCATTCATTTCTGCTGATTTGAACACTTTGCACTACACTAAGCACCATCAAACCTACGTCAATGGTATCAACCAAGCCTTAGAACAACATGCACAAGCAGAAGCTGCTGgtgatttgaagaaatgcGTTGAATTACAACAAAACATCAAGTTCCACGGCGGTGGTTACCAAAACCATTGTTTATACTGGGAATCTTTAGCACCACAATCCAATGGCGGTGGTAAGTTGCCATCTGAAGATAGCGGCCTATACAAGGCAGTCACCACACAATATGgttcttttgaaaacttaaTCAAGAAGGCTAATGCAGCTTTAGCTGGTGTCCAAGGTTCTGGCTGGGTTTTCATTGCCAAGAACACCGACAATGGCGCAATTGAGATTGTCCAAAGGTACAACCACGAAACTTGTTCTGGCAACTTGAAACCGCTACTTGCTCTTGATGCCTGGGAACACGCTTATTACTTACAGTACAAGAACGTCAAGGCTGAATTTTTCTCTGCTATCTGGAATGTTGCTAACTGGGCTGAAGCTTCCAGAAAATACGATCAAGCATGATTGTCAttctctttttcattttctaaGACCGACTATATAAGATACATGTATTCATCAatttattcttttgaacatttcatcaattaaAATATAGAGCTTTTAGAAAACCTTACAAAACTGCGCCAAAACCAAAGGTCAATTTGATGGCCTTGAAGTACTTATCTTTGAAGTTCTCCTCCACTAGTTCTTCCTCACCAACTGGAACGCCATTCATTGAAACATTCATAATAGTTTCTCCATGCCCTTGGTCAAACGTAAAGGTAACTTTAACATAATGTCCTTGTTTCCAACTACTAATTCTCCACaacatttcaatttccttaTTTTCCACCAATCTTAAGATTTTACCCTCAACACCACCACCGAAGAGCTTGAATTCGGCACCAACCTTTGGTTCGATGCCACCGGGTGGAGACCTGGTCCACATAGCTACTCTTTGTGGATCCAACAATGTTATATATAATTGTTCTGCCGTCGTATTGAATTCCGTACTCAAGTTCAGCTTCGAGATGTTGTATTTCTGGGCATACTCGGGAAGTGGCGTTGACTTACTTTCACTCTTTGAATTACCTTTGTTAAGTGTcgttttttctttgatgacTGGTTTCATGTGGCTCATGTTTTGATTACCCTTTGTAAATGTAGACATAACTTGATCTTCATCGACTTGGATATCTGAGCCATGAACATTGATTAAAGTTGGACCaaaatcttccaaaatGGTCCTGATTTTTGGAATCAACTTAGATCTGATTAAAACCCTGGTTTTTTCATCGACTCTTTCATCTAAGTTGAACTGGTATTCATGAGGTTCGGTATCATACATGACCTCAGGAATACTAATGACCCCTTTGTGACCTGTGCTAGATTCATAATTAATTTCAATCGACATGTCAAATAACGAAATGACCTTGCCCTTGCGTTGGCAAACCTCACAATCGCCATCTACCTTCTTCACAGAAGTCAATTTGACTGTAGTTGAATCATCCTGAGCTTCaacattcttcaatttctcatcAAAGTAGGCACGAGCCCAGTCAATACAATTCTTGTCGACCCAGTGCCAGTTATTTGGGTTTTGAACAACCATTTTGTTTCCTTGATAGCGGTTGGAAGCCAATTGTGTATGttaaaggagaagaaggaaagcAAGTACATTCTAAATTAAAGGAAATTCTATTTAATTCGTATCTAAGTGCAGTTGagatttcaaaataccaTGTACGCGTGTGTAGAGAACTTTCCAGAAATCCAGatatttccattttgaGTTTACATATAGAGAAGACTATAGTAATTACGTACCTATATGCAATCGTATTCATGTAATTGATCACTTGACCGGAAGCGATAAGTTGACATGAACTGCCTTTTTCTCAGTAAACAAGTCTAGTGCGTATGGCCCCAACTCCCTACCTATACCACTCATTTTGGAACCACCAAATGGAATGTGGATATCAGAATCACCATTAGAATTGATCCACACCATTCCAGCCTCCAACTTGGCAGCCACAGAATGTGCCTTTGTTATGTTAGAGGAAAACAACGCAGCTCCTAAACCGTAAGTCGTAGCATTGGCTCTCTCGATCGCCTCTTTAACCGTTGAGAATTTAGTAATCCCCACAACAGGGCCAAAGATTTCCTCTTTCATGATTGTCATATCGTCAGTGCATTCACTGAAGATAAATGGCTCACAGAAATAGCCTGGCCCGTCGATGAATTTGCCAGTTAGTAGCTTTGCTCCTTCATTTTTACCTATTTCAACGTActttttgactttttcgTACTGTGAGCTAGAAACCAAAGGCCCGATAGTGCATCTATCATCAAACGGATCAGCAGTGATTGCTCTCGTCTTGGTCAACTCAACAAAACTCTCAACAAACTTATCGTAAATGTCTTCCTGAATCAAAAATCTCGAAGTTGAAGTACAAACCTCACCTTTGTTATACCAAATACCCCAATATGCCCATTCTACTGCCAATTCTAAGTCAgcatcatcaaaaacaatgtAAGGAGATTTACCACCACACTCTAGTGTAACCTTTTTCAAGTTGGAACCACCTGCTGCTTCCatgatttttttaccaGTTGCAGTTGAGCCAGTGAACGCTATCTTAGCCAACTTTGGATGTGAAGCCATGGCCGATCCAACATCCGATCCAAAACCGGAGAGGATGTTAAGTACACCTTTAGGTAGACCCACTTCAAGTGCAATCTTGCCATACCATAATGCCGTCAACGGTGTGACTTCACTTGACTTCATAACCACTGTACAACCCGTCGCCAGTGCCGGGGCAATTTTCCATGCCATCATGGTAAACGGGAAATTCCAAGGGACTATACCGCCAACGGCACCCAGTGGTGTAGGCTCGACATAACACATCTTATTCTTACCTAATACACTCGAGCCAATGAGTTCACCGGTGATCTTGTCGGCCCAACCGGCATAATATTTGAAAACGTCAGCAGCTTCACCTAAATCTCCATCTAGGCATTCTGCAGCATACGGTTTACCATTATCCATGGACTCAATCGATGCAATGCTCTCGGCGTCTCTTTTGATAACTTGGTACATGCGATACAGTAAATCGCCACGTTGAGAACCAGTTAGACCTGACCAAGATTCGTTTCTAAATGCTCTATTTGCAGCTTCGACAGCGTCGTTCACCTCCTGGACCCCAGCACGGTAAACATGACAGATCGCCTCACCTGTGGACGGATTAATGGTCTCAAAAGTACGGTTTGTTTTCACCCACTCATTGTCGATGAAGAGACCCAGTGGTTGTTCCAGGGTTTTACCGTTTGGAGTCTCAATGGTTCTGAACAGTGCTGACATTATCCTATTAGAAATAATATCCAATGATATCCTATATTCTACAAGCTTGCTCAATACTGGATATTTCTTCCAACATCAGcggggggggggggggggggcTGCTACTTTTTAAATAGTAGCTTGCTGGTTATCAGTGGCTTCTCCCCTACCGGCTAGATAAGCATTCTGGTGGGACCCCTCTTGATCATTGTCAAGTATAGCTTTACCTGCCCAATGGGGCAAGTGAATACGAGTGAAAGCGGATATCGTGCGGcggcatttttttttctttttctttttttttttcttttctatGGGATTTCTCTCTGGTAATTACAATGGGTTAGTGGAAAGACCGTGGAATGGAGAGCTGTGCATCAACCTCGAGCAGAACCTTCTCCTCTCATTACACGTTTAGGTCAACTGGTAGATAGAGAGATTCTATAAGATGCAAAAGGAAGATCTCGGATATGAAAAAACCGTCAATACTAAGAAACCACCCATAAAATCTACCAATGGAGGCAGACTGCTTATTTCAGAGAACGTATTGGATGCCGAATCACAGCGATATTATGTATGGGCCATGTTTATATTGATACAGGCATGGAAAGGATACGAATTGTTTCTCATCCATAATAACGGcatacttgaaaaatcagCCAACACTTTAACGGAAAACGGATGGTCATTGTTCAGTTTCTTGAACCCAAAACTTTCATTCCTATTCAAGTACTTCTTTTTGGATAGTCTCTTCATTCTGGCTATACCCTTCTTGAACATCCCACAACTCACTTTTACTCCTACTTTTAGTTTGATGGTGCTTTTCGGTATCAACGCATTAACGCTTTTGTTAACGTTCAgtatcaatttttcaataaccTCATTGTTGTATCCAATTTATCGTTCAATAGTACCGGAGAAGGAATTGGCAATCATGGAAAAATACATGGTTACAGATGaaataatcaatcaatCACAACACTTTAAAGGTAAGAAGACAATCAGATATGCACCAGACTCTTCGATTAAGATCAATCCGTTTAATCAGCAATTTTGTATTCGTCCTATtaaaaatgagaaaataaaaataccGGTAAAAGTGGAATCAACTTACGACTTGAAATATTTACAAATCAATTATCGTGATTTCAATAGTATTGATACTGTCTTGAATTACACTCAAAGGGAACTAAAAAGCTTTGTTGTTAGTGATTACTATAATTCACCTTACGTAAGGTATGACCCAACAGTGTTGGCAGATTCAAACATTCAGCTATTAGAAATACCCATAGATAGAGCGGGTTATTATTCAATCAAATTAGCCACAgataagaaagaaaaacaaataagGTCATATAGGTCAGATACCATCATTCCAGTGTGCCCAGAAGCCTCCTTTGTTGAGAAGAAACCCCATTCAATGGATAGGTGTATTGGTGAGAGCTTAGATGATTTAGAAATTTCCGTATTAGGGGTGCCTCCATTTACCTTATACTATGAAGAGGAAATTGACGGTAAACTATCCAAATTGCCGCCAACCACCgtgttttcttcaagaaaaataGATTCTCCCCTAAACTCCAAAGATTTTCAGAGCAAAC carries:
- a CDS encoding uncharacterized protein (PKUD0C02840; similar to Saccharomyces cerevisiae YIL102C-A; ancestral locus Anc_5.262), with product MLLLATFIFAYYTIWTFITPFLAEDNILQNFFLPRYYAIALPVIALILGVTLVTTFIGMVIVKSAQKKKGKKN
- a CDS encoding uncharacterized protein (PKUD0C02850; Pfam Domains: MFS_1(1.5e-36)), producing the protein MDTKMAENLEPLKTRATILEEVENDWVPGTVYLVDIQHNLSVQHNGKSDIVLIPQPSDDPNDPLKWSKWKKEFQFFILFYWSFLTAVATNWNGPVWSIWVDIFKTSYTTLNATSAMCWLGLGVGCLFLQPTAMSLGRRFVYLFATILQTVGNIIGGVSKNIGELYGVNILTGFAGAPCDSLVQISTTDIFFQHERATRISLLTFALYSGSYLGPFVAGYIVDNETLGWRWCYWFLVIFFGSLFGIQLFFMEDSTFVGQRKNYTQEGKEILTEVLSKEENIIDDISNEKDNVILDIRETDKNSMLPQKRTYFEKLKPMETRYNDKRPWYKIFLRPTCVLLLPAVTWGGFSYGVSVMWLSLIATTQSEFFSVEPYNMSPAAVGNTNLASLIGSFLGMIWGGPLSDRFVAWKARRNNGILEPEFRLWFMVVPALVTAGGLLLYGIGMNNGINWVGPAGFGMGFLGFGIGSSGAIILTYALDSYPQFQSESMVMMLFIRNMIGMGFTFAIQPWLDTDGTVTTTWLMFMLSVIFNFSCLIFIKWGKKWRIMTKNYYLKCSDPDFFF
- a CDS encoding uncharacterized protein (PKUD0C02860; similar to Saccharomyces cerevisiae YHR008C (SOD2); ancestral locus Anc_5.590), translating into MFSALRTSAVRVNTSFIRNSIRTKVSLPELKYKFTELEPFISADLNTLHYTKHHQTYVNGINQALEQHAQAEAAGDLKKCVELQQNIKFHGGGYQNHCLYWESLAPQSNGGGKLPSEDSGLYKAVTTQYGSFENLIKKANAALAGVQGSGWVFIAKNTDNGAIEIVQRYNHETCSGNLKPLLALDAWEHAYYLQYKNVKAEFFSAIWNVANWAEASRKYDQA
- a CDS encoding uncharacterized protein (PKUD0C02870; similar to Saccharomyces cerevisiae YDR214W (AHA1); ancestral locus Anc_8.424) codes for the protein MVVQNPNNWHWVDKNCIDWARAYFDEKLKNVEAQDDSTTVKLTSVKKVDGDCEVCQRKGKVISLFDMSIEINYESSTGHKGVISIPEVMYDTEPHEYQFNLDERVDEKTRVLIRSKLIPKIRTILEDFGPTLINVHGSDIQVDEDQVMSTFTKGNQNMSHMKPVIKEKTTLNKGNSKSESKSTPLPEYAQKYNISKLNLSTEFNTTAEQLYITLLDPQRVAMWTRSPPGGIEPKVGAEFKLFGGGVEGKILRLVENKEIEMLWRISSWKQGHYVKVTFTFDQGHGETIMNVSMNGVPVGEEELVEENFKDKYFKAIKLTFGFGAVL
- a CDS encoding uncharacterized protein (PKUD0C02880; Pfam Domains: Aldedh(2.2e-231)); protein product: MSALFRTIETPNGKTLEQPLGLFIDNEWVKTNRTFETINPSTGEAICHVYRAGVQEVNDAVEAANRAFRNESWSGLTGSQRGDLLYRMYQVIKRDAESIASIESMDNGKPYAAECLDGDLGEAADVFKYYAGWADKITGELIGSSVLGKNKMCYVEPTPLGAVGGIVPWNFPFTMMAWKIAPALATGCTVVMKSSEVTPLTALWYGKIALEVGLPKGVLNILSGFGSDVGSAMASHPKLAKIAFTGSTATGKKIMEAAGGSNLKKVTLECGGKSPYIVFDDADLELAVEWAYWGIWYNKGEVCTSTSRFLIQEDIYDKFVESFVELTKTRAITADPFDDRCTIGPLVSSSQYEKVKKYVEIGKNEGAKLLTGKFIDGPGYFCEPFIFSECTDDMTIMKEEIFGPVVGITKFSTVKEAIERANATTYGLGAALFSSNITKAHSVAAKLEAGMVWINSNGDSDIHIPFGGSKMSGIGRELGPYALDLFTEKKAVHVNLSLPVK